A window of Geotrypetes seraphini chromosome 16, aGeoSer1.1, whole genome shotgun sequence genomic DNA:
AATATGACATTCTCTGCAGTATTCCTTCGAGTGCCTTTCTGCTCTGCTGTACCATATGTGAGCCAAGTGAATCTGTCAAATTGGCTGGACAGTActattgttttttggttttttacatttttgggtggcaggagggggtcagtgaccactgggggaatgccTTATATATGAAAttggtggtttttttaaaaaaatgtattctttatttccatttgttACATAGATAACAAAATATAGGTATATCACAATACTACttaaagaaataaactaaaacagAAAAACTTTACTACTGATCTAGTCCACATCATTGGGGCTGTCTTGCACCTTAgcataagaaaaacaaaaattttcaggaaattatacaaaatattatCGCAACAGGCCCTATCATCAACATCAACATTAGTCTCTGAAATTATCTTAAGTAAAGGTTTATCTTTTTGGAAATTCTCAAATTGAGATGAATCCACAACTATATGCAGTATTTATCATTTCCATAAGatattaaacatttacatggaaatttaagGAAGAAAGAAGTTCCTATTGCTAAAACCTTAGGCATAAGCTGTAGGAACTGTTTCCTCCGAAACTGCATCTGTCTGGCAACATCAGGAAAAACTCTCGAACACAAAACACGGCTTGCTTTTTAACAAAATATAGTTTAAGAATAGCTTGCTTTTCTAATTTTGTCTTAAATGTAACCAACAAAGTTGCACGCTTAGTTATAATATCTTAAGATGATTCTAAGaattgagaaatatttaaacAACTAGTAAAGTTTCTTTCCACAAATCTTCAATAGACATATCTCTCTATGCGATGCAAATACACTTAGGAATTACGAACCATCAAAATGAATAACTTGGATATCTCCATATATGTTCCACATCTTCAAAATAGTTACCCAGAGAGGcatttccagtggtcatctggtcagtttgggaacctttttggaatttagatgcttttaaaacaggtctagctcttaATGTCTAGAAAAAGTCCTGAATGTTTTTTAAAGGCTTGATTATTCCTGCCGAGAGTCCAACTTCTAAGCCCACCTTAATCATACCTCTAACATGCcctcttaagatttagacacactagACACAAAACAACCAGAAGGATATCTAGAAAATATGTTTTGAGAATgccaacttggacattttgactagtgcTGGTTTGTGCTGTCTTTTGTATgttgtttttgaaaatgagctccacatTTAGCATTTGCATTcccatcacctgcaactgaaagctagtcaccatcaatcaataatcacacaactcaattttattggaataaatattagGCCGCAGATTTATTATCTTTtttgaatattatctccacttataatacaatccatgtccaaaaccaacaaaccccccaatgcatattccacccccccccctcaccccagggagctattcagtgtcaaaactagctcccgttaagtctttaaacatATAACATTCCGCCAAACCTGACCCACAGTGacacaaggccatgcttcccctcccccaaacatgacccaatTTGACTCAAGGCCATGCTTCCTCTCGCAGTGGTGTCGCATacaagtgttacatttatttatattattaacTACTCATCTctcagatccaactgggccaaaccccattttctgccccacccaaaagctgcaaccacctccccccaaccccataagctcaaccaaacccacccaagtcgacatataacctgtaaacctcccccccccacgccccgtAACACtgacacataacataacatcagcaCACATGGGCGGGATAATTTTTTCCTGAAGAAACTACTCtgctgttcccctttcctcacagaactcattccagcctgccacaacatccaaccaatcccatgactgctccaccccaatcaccttagaaacctccctaatcctttttctttcttataaGCTAtttctattaaccctttcttacctcctcttataatcTTGTCAATCCTTATTTTACAGACCCttatatattcccctcaccctctgcccccccccctattttactcACACCACCATTCAATATTACtagcaggtgacatcagctcagctaatgttatatcacaccagatgaatctgatgTTATTctatataaagctttctaatctcattcaataaaaattatatcaaTTTACTATTCTTTTGCTTCATAATTATAAAAAATCATGTCACCTCTATTTGAATTCCCAAATAAATTATCTATATCCAAATGCTGACAAgaattaatgttttgaataacagTATTTGTAGAGGGATACCATCCTCCATTCAACTCCTAATTCAGTGGTTTTGTTCCAAAAAACTGCAGCCAGCTGTACATTGTGTCAATATAGATCACTCAATGTTTTGTAGAACATGGTTCTTGTTTTCTATAAGTCCCTGTAAACAGGATACCATTGGGTTGCTGAGTTATCATGAGCAGATTGGAGAGGGAATTAGAAATAAGGATCACTGGATTCTAGAATACCTGCTATCAtagtcaggcaaggatgcataaTTCTTCAGTGGGTTTTCATGATGGCTCTTTTCAGGGCCACTTTTAATTCTCTGCTTCTCAAGCTATAAATTACAGGGTTTAGCAGTGGGAGAGTGACTATATAAACTGCAATAGGTAACTTGTTTGGATCTGCAGTATCCATTGCCCCAGGGTGAACATAAACTCCTATCATAGTTCCATATGCCAGAAGAATGACTGTAAAGTGGGAGGAGCAGGTGGAGAAGGCCTTGCTTTTGCCCTTTGAAGAGCGGATTTTCAAGATGGAGGAAATGATAAACATGTAGGATGCTAGGGTTAGGAGAAATGGAATGAAGATGATAAATACCCCTAGAATATAGTTCATAGTTTGAATTACTGAAGTATCTGAGCAGGAAATTTTCACCAGAGCTGCAACTTCACAGAAAAAGTGATTTATTATATTGGAGTTACAGAAAAAGAACTGGGATATAGCAAAATTATGTGGTAATGGTTCTAACAAACCTGCTGTCCATGAAGCAGCTGCCAGAACAGCACATGCCTTCTTATTCATGATGTTGAGGTAACGCAAGGGGTTGCATATTGCAATATAACGGTCATATGCCATGGCAGTGAGAAGAGTAAATTCTGTAGATATACACACAGTATAGCAGTACATTTGAAGGATGCACCCCACAAAAGATATATTAAAGTTCTTTGCCAGCAGAATTACCAACAGTTTTGGCACAATGGAAGTCAAAGAGCAGATATCTAAGGCAGACAAGTTGGCCAGGAAGAAATACATAGGGGTGTGGAGGTGTCGATCAGCACAAATGATGCAGATAACAAAGAGGTTCCCCAGCAAAGCCATCAGGTAGAGGAGTGAGAACAGAGTGAAGAGAGGGAGCTGCAGTTCTGGAAACTCTGGGAATCCAAGAATCAGGAATTCTGTCACACTGGTATGATTTACCATTTCCTTGCTTTAAAGTttcaaagaaaaagaagaggcagAATGAAGGAAAAAGGAAATTAGGAAACAATATgagcaaacaatacaaaatactccAAAAACACTGATGTAATAAACCAGATCAATGAAGAACAATTGCAAGTAAAAGTATGTATTATCCATTTTAAGGGACACCTTTGGTAGTGTTTTAAGCTGCATGAAAATGAATACAGCTTTCAATTTTGACATTTTTGACATTCCACCAAGGTTTTAAAACCCCCAAACCAATTACCTCAGCAAAGAGTTCACTGCCATCCTGATCTCCCTTCATATGTATGTAGCAATATTTTAAGCGAATAACAATGAATTATAGATTCTGTAAGTGGGCATCTCCTTTTAGATGTCCCAAAGCTATTTAACAAATACCTATTTTACAATAGTATGTGGGCTACCAGATTCCATTGTATAATACTAGAACAACCCTGTATTGGTTTGCCTTTCATGTATTTGCCCATAGTTACATTAACAATGGTCCTGCAAAACTGCAATGGTGTGAAAACGGTAGGGATATGCATATCCAATGGTTACAGGGGTCATTATATAACTGGGCACCATGGGGTATGCTGTAAGCCCCAAATTTGTAATGGGATCTCAGTGCCAAAATCCTCTTATATAATGCTAGCCTAATACACAATCATTTTGCAAAACATTTAtacattttggcccagattctctaaaaggtgGCTTAGGCTAGGTGTTGGTAGGAGTCCTACTGCCGTCTAACCTAAATGGCaaatgtcattttaaaaataaaaaaactttaatTCTTTAATTCAAAATGAAAACCACACCTGAATTGCTCCTCCAGCAGTGTATTGCTACACCTAATGCCATTGTAGGCgtggttaatgccagaagtggcgttaggtgtcgTAAAGCAcctccggcacctatctttgccagaggcatgattctctaaccaacaCCATCATTTGATTGACATGCGATAAGCAGCCACTTTTAAAGTGGCTGCCAACaatggcaccagttagagaatccaagTTTTTGTGTGCAACTTGCCCCCCAAGAATGGAATGCCTTTGCTCCAACCACATCTGTGTCCCTAACTATTATCCAGGTGTCACTTACGCACAAGCTTAAACAATAGTGGTTAATGCATTTATATACTAGCATTAATAATGCTTATGAACAGTGCGTTAATATAATATAAGTGGGAGACCTGCCTATTTCCTCTCAGTGCTCCACCAATGGGAATGCCCCCTCACATACCTCTCCATGTATTTACAAACTATGCAACTTATACACATTcttacagaatagcatttagtAGCCTTACTGATGTTCTCCCCTGCTAGAATTCTGTAAACATCCATGCACAAGGGTCTGTAAAGTTGGGCTCCCGTTTACAGAAAAGCCCTGAATGTGTTACATGTGATTGCTCCGTTATTAGTCTTTGAGTGCCTGGATATTTAGTGCCAGTATGGAGAGAGATCCTGGCAACAACCCCACCAAAATCCACTAAACTCTCAAAGCAAAATAATTCAGGCTCACCTCTTGCAGCTTCACATCAGGTGTTGCTCTTGATCTAATGATGAATTAGTGAAAAAATTATCTATAGGgtgaataaaaaaatgaaaggaaattGTTAACGTATGTGgcaactggaacagagctagcgaaatgcaacatatgtgctTGTACGTTGCctattggatagtttgtccaaGCACAGTGCAGTGCTTGGTCTTTAGTTGTTTGGCAAGAATGatgtcagaaacatggatgctctattgaaagattgcaccatcaaagaacaacatgcagtagtgcactttctttgggcagaggaagtgaagcctgtggaaattcaccattggatattgactcagtatggacatagcatcatgaatcaatgaaaggtttatgagtgggcaaaaaggtttaaagtgggaagaatagGTGTAACTAATGAAGGCTGTTCTGGTCGCCCATCGACATTACACACACaaaagcacattgacagggcagatgccttgattagagaatgGTTTCTCAATTGTCTTcatatttggatatcagctatagatctgcatttgccataatgcacgatgacttgggatacaggaaagtctgcgaacgatgggttcccaaacagtgtgtggaggttgtgaccaagttcctgagatggtatgaagaagatccaagtattctggagagacaTGATTGCATGACTACAACCTGGAAAGCAAAAGACAAAACATGATGAAGTACAGGAAGCAGTGCTTACCTGGCTTTGAAAGCAGACGAAAGTCTGTAAGAATGCAGAAGTTAGTTGAACAAAACAacatgggaactatgtagaaaagtgatatgttcaattgctcatagTTACTTCCATTAAAGCCatcaaatgtattttgcctttatgttttgatttaccctcgtacaACCAGGAGTTATTTATCCTTCAGTCTTATATCATACTAAAAAAATAATAGAGCAGGTACATTCACTATCACAGCATTTGCGAATTGTATCTGAGGAATTATCACACTGAGGAATATCTGCCCAGGTTCCAATTATTTGCTTTGCTGAACAAGAGTTTCTACATGTATATCCTGATAAGCTTGGAATCATTACATTCCTAGGACAAATCTTTTGAGATCGGGTCCCTGGGTAGGTAGACCATAAGGTTCATTCAGAACCTTAAAAATTATAATATTCTTATTCTGTTAAAAttcataaaaattaataaaaatgaagataaaaatatatataatatacctctcattctcacagagttcaataagaacataagaaatggctttgccggatcagactctaggtccatccagtccggtgacccgaacccacggaggccaagccaggtgttccctgctgagaaacatTTTATTAacccactagctgatgccccggcgttgcacgggtatttaattatagcaataacactttaaatggattcaaataaagatactttatagtggtgaatgaaattatttttttacagcttaataaaaagtacaatattcaaattataatgtgaaatatttgacaaaatgaatacaatacaactaacgcaaaacgtgattataaacaacatttttagtttcacctcctggagcaagaacatataaattcttgggtgaacccagctttgagcaagcaacatagagttgtgggccgcgagacctccagaacatatcaccccaggtagtgagggatctgcatactaagtttcgttcaaatcggtcaagccgtttttgaattacagtgagaatggcagctttttacattttttccattgacatgaatgggtgaaatctgattttctgtttgtagctccgcccacgtgtgcaggtgggccgcgagacccccagaacatatcaccccaggtagtgagggatctgcataccaagtttcgttcaaatcggtcaagccgtttttgaattactgtgagaatggcagctttttacattttttccattgacatgaatgggtgaaatctgattttatgtttgtagctccgcccacgtgtgcaggtgggccgtgagacccccagaacatatcatcccaggtagtgagggatctgcataccaagtttcgttcaaatcggtcaagccgtttttgcgtgatcgcggcacatacacacacacatacatacacacatacatacctctgattttatatatatagattaaatatCAAATTAAAGTGTGGCTAaaactgatattttttttttgtaatgtatCACTGGCACATAACAAAATAACAGTAGAATCGAGTAAAGAACTATCCAATGATTTGAAACTAAAAGTTATAAACTGATCTATAGAGTATATAGATTTTTGGTGCCTAATGAGACTTGAAAATCAATTGCCATTCAACAAGTGTGATGTTGGT
This region includes:
- the LOC117349735 gene encoding olfactory receptor 5V1-like, which codes for MVNHTSVTEFLILGFPEFPELQLPLFTLFSLLYLMALLGNLFVICIICADRHLHTPMYFFLANLSALDICSLTSIVPKLLVILLAKNFNISFVGCILQMYCYTVCISTEFTLLTAMAYDRYIAICNPLRYLNIMNKKACAVLAAASWTAGLLEPLPHNFAISQFFFCNSNIINHFFCEVAALVKISCSDTSVIQTMNYILGVFIIFIPFLLTLASYMFIISSILKIRSSKGKSKAFSTCSSHFTVILLAYGTMIGVYVHPGAMDTADPNKLPIAVYIVTLPLLNPVIYSLRSRELKVALKRAIMKTH